The window AATTTTAAAAATTAGCTCTTTTAATATTTGACTATCGTCTACAGCATTTGAAGTGGTTACACCTTTGGAACGTAAATCCGCCTCTTTAAGGTATCCCACCACATCAATAATCTTGCCTAAAGAATAATTCTTTGCTGCTATGGTATATTCTTTTACAAAATAAGGGTTTACCTTGATTAGCCCGGCAAGTTCTCTTTCCCCAAGGTTTTTATTGGCTTTGACCAATAATAGTCGAGAGAAATGAATGTATAAAAGTGTTAAAATGGGGATTAAAGGATGAGATTTAATATTCTGACCAAAGTAATTAATGATGGTATTTGCCTTATTGACATCTTTATAACTCAAGGCTTTGGTCAATTCAAAATTGTTAAAATCCTTACTGATTCCAATGTACTGTTGGATATGCCCGGGGTTTATTTTAACAGGTTCATTAAAATTGATAATCATTTTATCTATTTCATTGGTCAGCACTTCCATATTATTGCCTATAGATTCAGCCAAAATCTGGCAAGCTTTTGTTTCGATAGAATGTCCCTTTGATTTCACATATTGTTCAATATATGGGGAAAGTTTGTATTCAGGAACTTTGTCGGATTTTACCAGAATGGCTTTTTTATCCAACTCTTTGGCCAGGGCTTTCCGTCCATCCAAGGTTTTGTATTTATAGGCAAAAACCAAAATGGTACTTGGAAGTGGATTGTTGATATAGGCGATCAATTGTTGGTCTCCATTTTCCTTTCCAATTTCAAAAACATTTTGAGCCTCCTTTACTATGACCACTTGCCTGTCAGCCATCATAGGAAAACGTTTTGCATTGGTAAGAATCGAGGCTATGGTCGATTCTTTTCCATACATAATCGTTTGGTTAAAGCTTCGATCTTGAGGTGCAAGGGCATTGTTTTCAATGAAATCTGTAATTTTATCAATGAAATAAGGTTCTTCACCCTGAAGAAAATAAATAGGGGCAAATTTATTTGCTTCCAGTTCTTTTAAAATACTTTCCGGTTTACTGGCCATACCTGATTTAAAAATGAAACAAAAACAGTTCAAATATAAAAAGAATAAAGCATTATTAACTGTTGAATGAAACAATACCTTCATTACTTTTGTATGTATAATATCACAAATCGAATTAAAGGTGGAAACAATAGAAACTGGTATCTCTTATTATAAAGAAGGAAAATTTGAAGATGCTTTAGCGGTATTCAATAGGTTAATCAAAAAAGAAGGATCTCAACCTGCTTACTTGCATTATAGGGCTAGGGTTCAATCCAGATTGGGAGCCATGGAAGAGGCATTAATCGATTTTGACTTGTTATTAAAAGCAGATGCTTACAACACCACTTATATATCAGACAAGGCAGTGGTGCTTCATTTGCTTGACAGGAATAGAGAGGCGATGGAAGCCTTTGACCGGGCCTTAAACCTAGACCCAAATAATCCCTATCGCTACTCTAGCAGAGCCTATTTTAGAGATCGGATAGGTGATTTAAAAGGTGCTATAGAGGATTACGAAAAAGCCATTGAACTCGATCCGGAAGATGCGGTGGCGCACAATAACAAAGGAATAGTTGAGGAGAAACTTGGTTACAAAGAAAAATCTCAACAAAGTTTTTCCAAAGCGGACAAGCTAACCGGGTATAAAGCGCCTGAAAGAACAGAAGAAAAAACCTCTCCAATGCCGGAAATAAAGGAGAGTTCAAACAATGAAAACAACCCTCCTATTTCAGAAAAAAAGTCGCTTAATGTGAAGATCTATTTCAAAACTTTGGCAAGTATTTTTACTGATAAAAAAACCAGAGGGGAGTTTAAGTCATTTTTAAAGGAGAAATTTAAAGGTTCTTGATCACATAAAGCGGTTTATTAATAAAATAAGACATTTTCTTTGAAAGGTTTTTTGTAAAGAGGTTTTCAAACCAAGTCTTTTTCATACTTAAGGTAAACAATATATTTCCCTTGGAGGTAATCAAATAGTTTTCTAAGCCCAAAGCTGCATCATCTCTGTAGGATTTCAATACAAAATTCATTTTGTCATAGTGAGCAAAAGGTGCCAATTCTTCTTTTAAAGCCCGATGCATGGCCTTGTCTATAATATTGGATTTTGAACTTACATGAACAACATCAATTTCTGATTCAAATAAACCTGCAATTTTTACCACCTTTTGTATGGCCAACTTGTCTTCTTCCATGTAATCCGTAGCATATACCATTTTTCGGGGTGGTTTGAAAAATACTTTTCTTGGAATGATAAATACATCACAGTTTGCATGCTGAACCACTTTAGAAGCTTTGGTACCTATATAATTCTTTTTGAATTCATTGACACCTTCTGTCCCCATTATTATAAGGTCAACTTTATTTTCCTCTGCATATTCAAGGATAGTATTAACTGCTTTACCTTCTTTCACCAACGATTTACAAGCATGCAAGCCTTTGCCAAGGCTTTCTTCTTCCACCGTTTTGACCAGGCTATTAAGTTTATTTACAGCAGCATTTAGGCTTTCTTCCAATTCTTTATTCGGGAATAATTTTTTATAGTCTTCTGAGTCAGGAACATGAAATAAAGTTAATTCTGCATTTAATTTTTCACCCAACCTTGCGGCATATTCTATGGCATTCAACGCACATTCTGAAAAGTCAGTAGGACAAAGAATGGTATATTTTTTCATAATAAATTTTATCAGTAAATTTTAATATCCTTGAACAGTGCTGACCTCATTAATCAAAGGTCTATTTTCCATTGCATTTTTATAATTCGCAATGATTTGGGGTGCTGCTGCTCTATAATTGGTAATACTTGCGATGTGCGGAGTGACCATGATCTCATCCTTACTCCAAAAAGGATGTGTTTCAGGCAAGGGTTCTTTACTAAAAACATCCAATAAAGCCCCGGATACCTGACCTGATTCAATGGCTGGAATAAGATCTTCCTCAACAAGATGTTTACCTCTGGCAACATTGATAAGATAAGTTCCGGGTTTGAATTTATTAAATAAGTCATCATTCAAGAAACCCTCGGTTTTGGGTGTTAAAGGTAGTAGACAAACCACTACATTTATCTTGTCAAGAAATTCTTGAAGTTGAGGACCATAATAGTATGGATGTCGAAAAGAAGTTTTGGGTGAATTTCCATATCCAAAGCAGGGGATACCCAACCCGTGAACCTTATCCAAAACATCACCACCAAGCTCTCCCACACCCATGACTCCCACGGATATGGGGATTTCGGGCTGGGTCATGTCCCATTTTTTAAGTCTTTTATTGACTATATATCTATTGATTTGGCGATGAAAGTTGAGGATCCCCATGACAACATAATTGGTCATGGAAAAAGTAAGCCGAGGATCAACAATCCGGGTGATGGGAACTCCTTTAGGAATGTAATCCGCCATAATGTGGTCTACACCGGAACCCATCGAGCAAATAAGCTTTAAGTTAGGAAACGTTTTAAGTATGTTTTTGGGATGCTGCCATAATACCACTACCTCTACAAGGGCTTTATCTTTAATTTCGGGGTACACTTGAAGGTCAATTTCCGGGGCCAATTCTTGGAAAATATTTCTCCAAGAATTGAGTTCATTGTCAGTTTTATTAGGCGCAACAATTGCTAATGCCATGAAAAGAATTGGTTGGTTTTGGATAAACTAATTAATTAAAAACTCGTCAAAAGAATCTGTACAAATATACAGTCATAGGATAATTTAAACAGCGAAAATTGAACAGATAAATAATTAATTACAAATTAACTATCTTTACAAAAGGGTGATATTACCGTTTAAACAAAATAATAACCCATACTGTAAGGTTATCCTTTTCTTTATAGAGCTTTAAGACAATCTAATTATAAAATCAATGAAAACAAAGAATATTGTTTGCCTAATGGTGCTGTTTACAATTGTTAATATGAATGCATTTTCACAAATAAAAATGCCTCAGGCGAGTCCTAGTAGCAAAGTATCTCAGCAGGTAGGTTTAACCACCATCCATTTAGATTATTCAAGACCCGGAAAAAAGGGAAGAAAAATATTTGGAGAATTGGTACCATTTGGAAAAGTATGGAGAACCGGTGCCAATAATCCCACTAGCCTCGAATTTGATATTGATATAAAGGTAAATGGTCTGCCATTGAAGGCAGGAAAATATGCCATGTATACCATTCCTGAAAAGAAATCATGGACCATCATTTTTTCAAATAATACAGAGCTTTGGGGGGCTATGGGTTATGATCCTTCAGACGATGCCCTTAGAATCAATGTGCCTGTAACCAAACTAAAAAGCCCAGTAGAGTCTATGCAAATAAGTTTTACAGAACTCACAGATTCTGGTGCACAACTCAATATTGCATGGGACAAAACTTCAGTAGGTTTTACAATTGAAATGGAAGTAGACCGTGTGGTTATGGATCAAATTAAAAAACTATTGATAGATCGAGAAAGCGATGATGCCGGTTTACTTTTTCAAGCGTCCAATTATTATTACAACCAACAGAAGGATCTCAATAAGGCACTTGAGTGGGTGACAAAATCGGTAGAAAAAGATCCAAAATATTATACCGTCCATTTGAAGGCGAAAATTTTGGCTGCATTAGGGAAAAAGCAAGAGGCAATCTCAACTGCCCAGGTTTCAATGAAATTAGCAGAAGAAGCAGGTAACCTAGATTATGTAGCTCTAAATCAACGATTGATCGATACTTTATAAATGACTTTGGAAACTTCCTAAAACATTAAACTGATTTGGGAAATCTACCACCACTGATAAGCCGAATCATGAAATAGACAACCATAACCGAGCTCAAACCACTTTAATATCAGCCGCCGCGTGGCTAGTTTTCAACCCTTCTTTTCAACAGAGGATTACTCCAAAACGAAGCGTTACTATAATACGCAAGAAGCCTAATCCCTTGTGTTTGAAAAACTCCCTGAGTAGACTACGGCAATCCAATTACTAATCTAAGGTGATGATTTCTAGTCAATTAAAACCTATCCATTTTCTCTTAAACCAGCTCTGAAGAAGTCTACAGAGCTGGTTTTCTTTTTCAAATATTTCATCCCTAATGTGGAGAAATTTATTCCAAAATCAATCCATTCCCAAGGATTAAGTGGGAAAGTAATGAGCTACCACTTACACAATCCTTAATTAATCCTTCTTAAGGATTGGGTCCTTGGGCTTGGAGATAAATAAGTTTAAAATAGCTGCTATAAACATCACCAATAGGCAACCAATGGCATTGTACCACAAAAATCCAATATCAATACTAAAGTCTCCTACGGTTTTGCCATTGTAATAGTGAAGGGTTAGAATCAAAATTTCGGAGATTATAGCTGCCGTAAATACAGCGCGTCCGCCTACCCATTTCATAAAAAATGCTACCATAAATATCCCCAAAATACTTCCATAAAATAAGGAACCTAATAGATTTACAGCCTGAATAAGGTTTTCAAATAGTGTAGCATAAGTGGCAAAAAGAATGGCAAAAACTCCCCAAAGCACTGTAAACCACCTTGAAGACTTCATATAATGTTTAGAGCTTTCTTCTTTCTTAATCGATCTTCGGTAGATATCAATGGTGGTGGTGGAAGACAAGGCATTGAGTTCAGAAGCCGTAGACGACATGGCAGCACTAAAAATTACAGCGAAGAGCAACCCAATCACCCCTCTGGGTAAATAATCCATCACAAAGCGCATGAACACATAATCTGTATCTCGGGTTTCAGCCAAAGGGTCATTTTGAATAATCAATTCTTTTACTTTATCCCTCACCTCTTCTTGAGCTATGGATTGATTACTGATTGCCCCTTTGTACTTCTCCACAGCCTTCTCGTCTTCGGATTCAATCGCACCTAATAAGCTGTGAATACTTTTTTCTTTGTTTTCAAATATACTGGCGTATTCATTTTCCAGTGCTTCGAAATCTTCTACATATTCACTTGCTTTCAACTTATCAGTTTGAATCGTATTGAAGAAAACAGGAGGCTGATAAAATTGATAAAATACAAAAACCATTACCCCTATAAAAAGTATAATGAATTGCATGGGCACTTTGAGAAACCCATTCATCATTAACCCCATTCTGCTTTGCGTAAGTGTTCTTCCACTTAGATACCGCTGTACTTGAGATTGATCTGTGCCAAAATAGGAAAGAAATAGGAAAAGCGCCCCTGTGAAGCCTGACCAAAAATTATACCTGTCTGATAAATCAAATTCAAAATTGACAATATTAAGCTTTTCCATTTTCCCGGCCACATGCAAGGCTTCTGTAAAGCTTACTGGGATCATCTGAATGACTATTATACCTGCCAATACCATGCCTCCCATCATTACCGTCATTTGCTGTTTTTGGGTTACAGATACCGCTTTGGTACCACCGGATACGGTATATATAATCACTATGATTCCAATAAATACATTGGTAAAAGTAAGGTTCCACCCTAGTAGGGTAGACAAAATAATGGCCGGTGCATATATGGTGATTCCTGCAGCCAAACCTCTCTGTATCAAAAATAGACCTGCGGTCAAAGTCCTTGTCTTTAAGTCAAAACGTTGCTCTAGAAACTCATATGCTGTATATACTTTTAATTTATAGTACAGGGGTAAAAAGAACATGCAAATCACAATCATGGCTACAGGCAAGCCAAAATAAAATTGGATAAACCGCATACCATCAGAATAAGCTTGTCCTGGAGTACTTAAAAAAGTAATTGCCGAAGCCTGAGTGGCCATAATAGAAAGTCCAATGGTCAACCAATTCATGTCATTTCCACCACGAATATACTTGTCCATATCCTTAGGACCATAGGTCTTATATATGCCATAAACCGCTATGGTAAACAAAGTCCCAAATAAGACTGTCCAGTCGAGATAACTCATGAATAATGTTCAGTTAACCAATAAAATAAAAATATCAAGAGCCCTAAAACTACCATTTGGAACCAATATAGCTTGGTCCATTGGTTAAATGCTTTGTTATTTTTCATGACCTTGCTCGATAAGATTAACAAAAAGCTTGATGGCACCCGGAACACCTGCAGGAAGTAAACGGAACCATGATATGCCTGAATAGGTATACGTTCCTTTGCCATACTTAGCATGCAAAAGACTTCCTTTTGAAGCATTTTCACCGGGATCCTGCATCAGCAATGGACTTTGGTATCTTTCATCCCAAGAACCCGGAAAATATAAGCCCCTTTCCTGAACCCAGCCGTCAAAGTCTGCAGGCACAATTTTATTGGGAAGATTGAGAACAGGATGGTTTTTTAGAAGTAGCTCCACAGGTGAATTTTCTACCGTCACTCTATCTCTAGATAAGGTTAATGGGTAAGGCCCAAATTCATTACTTAGTAATGAGGCGGTAGTATTGTATTGAACAATAAGGTTACCTCCTGCTTTGACATACTCCATTAATGCGTCTTTATTTGAAACCATGTCCTGATTCACATTGAAAGCCCTGATCCCTGTTATTATGGTTGTGTATTTTTGGAAGTCAGATCCTAGCTGAGTTGCATCAATCATTTCGACCCTGTACCCAATATTCTGTAAGATCTCAGGTACCTTGTCCCCTGCTCCAGGTATGTAACCTATGGTTTGAGGACTAAGATTTAGATTTAGCCTAATCAAATTAAAGGATACCTTTGGGAAGTAAGTTAAATTAGGAATATGAGGGTATATAATCCTTGTGATCCCTTTATCAAATTCTTCCGCATTGTTGGTCACAAAGGAAATTTGATGGTTGGTTTTTCCTTCTCCTTTTACCTTATTCAATTCGATTTGAAAATGAATGGCTTTGTTTTTAATGTCTCGAAAAATTTCTTTAACCCTATATTCATTGTTATTTAAACCATCAACTCTTATAACTCCCTCTTTTAATTCTTTGCCAAAATTGACGATTACATCAACTATTCCGGAAGCCTCATTAAGTAGGAAAACATTGTCTTGTTTCACTGCTATAGCCACTTCAGGTACAATTTTAAAGGGTTGTATTACCTCCCCGCTCACCCTGTCATTATAGCGGAATTGCAAGGGTAAGTTCACCTCAAACTCTTCTCCCAACAAGGTAAAAGTCAATTTTCCCGAAATGGTCGGTGAATTGTAGGCTTTACCTATCATTTCCTGATCTTTTACTGTGTATAAATTATTATCTGGTTGTAACCTAAGCCAATAAGGCTGGGAATTTAAATGGTCTTTAGGAATGGTAAAATCAAGTTCTTTTTCTATGGAATTATTATTGGATAGATCCGTATCTAGTTTGACCACCCGGTCAAGAACCTCAAATGTTTTTATTTTAACTTTTTTATCAGTGACTTGATTTAAAATCAGTTTACTATGCACCACTGCCTCAGGAAAATTCAATTCTTTATCTGAAAGAAAAAGTCCTCTCCATCCCAAAGTTTCCCTTATCAGTTGATCAACAAGGCTTTGCTTTTCCTTGACCCAGGGTAAGCCCTTTTGAATTTTGTTCAGTTCTTTTTTTATTTCGATCAATTGTTCAATATTATTGGAAGGTTCCACAAAATCGAAGGTATCAATCAAATGGCTAATTTTGTTGACAATCAAACTTCCATTGGAAAGCTGAAGCCAACGTAGTTCAAGGTCTTCAAATGGAGAAACATCAAAGGATTTGCCATCCACCAATTCTATAAGATCCATTTCATGACCAATGCTTGCAGTTGCACCAAACCCTTGTGATTTATGCATGGTCCTACTGTTGGCGGCAATTTGAGAATAACTAAGCCCAAGTATAGGGTTAAAATTACCTACAGGGAATTGATAATATTGCTTACCTGGTTTTTGATCATATACTCCTCCCCAATTGTATGCATTCCAAAAAATTCGTTTTGCAGACCAAGGCTCCACATAAGTCAACTGCTCGGGAAAAGCATTGGGGTCGCCTGAAACCTTAAATGCCTCTCCAGCAATAATCGCAGAAGTGGTATGGTGACCATGGGTAATACCCGGAGTTGTATTAAATCTGGTAATAATAATGTCAGGTTGAAAATTACGTATAACCCAAACCACATCAGACAACAGCTTTTTTCGATCCCAATTATTCAATGTTTCATTGGGATTTCTACTGTAACCAAAATCTATGGCTCGAGAGAAAAATTGTTTTCCCCCATCCGTTTCTCTTGCTTTAAGAAGCTCTTGAGTTCGAATCATCCCTAACTCCATCCCTAGCTCTTTACCAATTAAATTTTGCCCCCCATCACCCCTAGTTAAGGAAAGATAAGCTACATCAGCCATTTCTTCATTGGCCAGGTAAGCAATAAGCCTAGTATTTTCATCATCCGGGTGGGCAGCTACATACAATATCTTTTTGGTTTCCTTTAGCTTTAATAAGCCATGATAAACTGAAGCACTACTTTGGGCTAGTAGGTAATTATTAAAAAATAAACAGCCTATTAAAAGTAGGCATAAACTTATGGGCTTTTTATAGAGTTCTTTGAACTGATTTGGTATCATAATTAAAAGTAAGCATTGTGAAATGTAAGCTAAAACTAAATTATATTAATGGAAATATAGGCAGATCAAGTTAAGTATTTGAATCACGGTTGATCTCATTGGAGAAACTGAATAAAATTGTTAACTTTTACTCAGCATTGTACCAATATTCTTACTGAATTTCACAAAAATAGTTTCAAGTGAGAAAGATTAATTCGGTATCAATGAACTGATTCTTGTTGTTTTTAAATTTGATTAGGGTTAATTGTCTTAATAAAAACTTTTAATATGGACAGCAATAAAGACCACAAAGATATTCCCGGCAACCCGTCAACAGCCTATTCAAGTAAATTCCACTTGAATGACAGATCCAATGGGAAAAAATTACAAATAATGACTGAGTCTGATTGGGATTTTTGGGTCAAAAATGGCTATGTGATTATTCCTCAAGCTATACCAAAATCCTATACTTCAAGGTTGGCAAAACTCTTATGGGAATTTGAGGAAAAAGACCCGGATGATATGGCTACCTGGTATGCTACCGCATCTAAAGACATGGAGATGGTAGAGCTTACCAATAGTGGCATGGTTGAAATTTACAACCATCAATACCTATGGGACATCAGGCAATACCCAAAAGTCTATGAAGCTTTTACAGATATTTGGGGCATGGATAAGCTTTGGGTAAGTATAGATAGGGCCAACCTAAACCTTCCATCCAAGCCTGGCTTTGAGTTTAAGGGTTTTATTCATTGGGATTACGACCCGGAAACAAATCCTCAAAATGTCCAAGGATTGGTTGCACTTAATGACCAAGTTGATGAAGGTGTGGGCGGTTTTCAATGTATTCCCGAGCTTTACCGAAGCTATGAAACATGGAAACAAGGACAGCCTATAGATAGGGACCGGTTTAAGCCGGACATAACCGGCTTTGAACTTGAAAAAGTAAAATTGATGGAAGGGGATTTGTTGATCTTTAATAGTAAGCTTCCACATGGTATTCGGCCTAATATTAGTGAAGATCAGGTTCGTATGGCACAATACATATCCATGATGCCTGCTGAGGAAGACAATGAGGAAAAACGAAATTGGAGAATCTCCTCATGGAAAAACAAAATAGCACCCAAAGGTTATGCCTTTCCGGGCGATCCTAGAGAATGGGAAAAGAAATTGTATCCTAGGGCTAAGTTAAGCCCCTTGGGAGAAAAACTTTTGGGAGTTACTTTATGGTAACTCCCAAAAGTTTTATAGGGTCCACCAATAAGTGAATTTTAATGCCAAGGTTCTATTTTTTACATAAAACGGCGCAGGTACATAATTGTCAGTATAAACCAAGTAAAGATCTGATGCAGGTTTAAATCTCCACTGGAACCTGGTATTAAGATTGATATTGTTTATTTGCTCATTGTATTGCCCGAAAGCTGTAAAGAAAAGGGTATTGGTGAAAGTAACATCCACCCTAGGCCCAACGAGCCAAAATTTGGTATTTCCCCATGGTTCCGGCAAATCTATTTGGTTGTAATTCCCTGTTATCGATAGACCTACATATGGTTGAAAACGATAGCCTAGTTCCCCTGCGAGGTTTAGTCTTTCTCCATCTGCAAAATAACCTCCATATTGAGAAGAAAGGGTATAGGTAAATAAGCTTTGCGGTTTAGAAACATACTCCAACCCAAAGGAATTCCACTGATGTTCGGTATAAGCGTCAAGAGTAAATTGACTGTAATTGGTAGGGTCAAAGGCTTGTTGCAAGATAATATGATTGTAAGCATATTTTGCTGTCAATACACTTTGGCTCCTAAAATTAACTCCATATGAAAGTGAGGTAATATTATCCGTTTGGTTCATGTCCATGTCATAAAACAAGGAGGTATTAACTGTAGGGCCATGGTTTAGAATTAATTTACTTTTTGGGAAAAACAAATAGGATGCATTCGGATTGATTCGGTAATAGCCATTTCGCGGTACATAACCTACTTCTGCCAGATAGTTAGGAGCTACATATTCATGTTTCCATTCCCAAATCAAGTTTCCCCCCAAATATTTAATATTGGCAGCATGTACTGCGCTCTCATTGGAGGCTAAGGGACTGAAAGACTTGACATAGAAGGCTTTACCTGTCCATTTACCATTAGAAGAAGCCAAATTATATTCTAAACCTGCATTCCTATTATAACTGGTAATCGGGTTTTCTACACCTTCTCCACCGGTTGGGATACTCCCAATATTGGTGCGGTTAACGAATATCACTCCGATATTTGACCGTTGTCCAACCCTTCTTTGTCCGGCAAGAACGGTATAATTTTGTGAAGGGGTATTGGTTTCACTTACCTTCCCAGTTTGCATGTTCATGGCCCCTATACGCCAATCCTTATTGATTTTTCCACTTAGCCTTGCTCCAAATTGAATGGGCGCATTCAAACCAATTCTTCTAGAGAAAAATGGCCTGATGGTTTCATATCCGAAACTCGCAAATAAATCTCCGTTTTCCAGGAAAAATTGTCTCCGCTCAGGATAAAACAATTCAAAACGATCCAAGTTAGTGATTTGTCTATCCACTTCAACCTGTGAAAAATCCGGATTAACCGTCAAATCTAAATTAAGAGAGGAACTAACAGCAATCTTGGCATCTACCCCAAC of the Cyclobacterium marinum DSM 745 genome contains:
- a CDS encoding DUF5916 domain-containing protein, with the protein product MRKSFTLLLMLLLAIPGMAQKINDAYRLNIKRASSPIIIDGVMDEQAWADADVAKDFYMILPIDTSYAEVKTEVMMTYDDDKIYLLVINHHGEEGPYYVESLRRDFTFGKNDNFLLFMDTFDDQTNGFSFGANAAGAQWDGIMYGGGSVDLSWDNKWFSKVQNYPDKWVFEAAIPFKSIRYKKGIKEWGINFSRKDLKSTEKSSWAPVPRQFPSASLAYTGILVWDEAPPEPGMNVSVIPYVMGGMVKDNVRDLPSDYQNRVGVDAKIAVSSSLNLDLTVNPDFSQVEVDRQITNLDRFELFYPERRQFFLENGDLFASFGYETIRPFFSRRIGLNAPIQFGARLSGKINKDWRIGAMNMQTGKVSETNTPSQNYTVLAGQRRVGQRSNIGVIFVNRTNIGSIPTGGEGVENPITSYNRNAGLEYNLASSNGKWTGKAFYVKSFSPLASNESAVHAANIKYLGGNLIWEWKHEYVAPNYLAEVGYVPRNGYYRINPNASYLFFPKSKLILNHGPTVNTSLFYDMDMNQTDNITSLSYGVNFRSQSVLTAKYAYNHIILQQAFDPTNYSQFTLDAYTEHQWNSFGLEYVSKPQSLFTYTLSSQYGGYFADGERLNLAGELGYRFQPYVGLSITGNYNQIDLPEPWGNTKFWLVGPRVDVTFTNTLFFTAFGQYNEQINNINLNTRFQWRFKPASDLYLVYTDNYVPAPFYVKNRTLALKFTYWWTL